In Saccharicrinis fermentans DSM 9555 = JCM 21142, a genomic segment contains:
- a CDS encoding alpha-L-fucosidase, whose protein sequence is MNRKLRTGFYAFATATILTLGGCSEPSKVKDECCQSKTKAFTEDWESLKKVNDEPKWFKDAKFGIYTHWGPASQAFINMAPKEYMGGWHGMLMYGKEGIPNWKTGKIATGKDGIPKPTSNYLHHTEQFGDPVANPEKYGYKSLIKSFKTTGFDAKEWADLFEKSGAKFAGPVAMHHDNFAMWNSKATRWNSMNYGGKDISGELKKEIEARGMKFIGSFHHAFTWKYFAPAHVYGGDQIKEEDYDLYTEPHGYDSQMPTDRFHEEWWAKLKEYIDVYQPDVIWFDWWLENMKEEYRQKFMAYYYNKANEWGKEVAICFKESTFPDETAIRDYERGRPNQTKPDYWLTDTSPGTWFYRSNAKFVDANELVDILVDIVAKNGNMLLNVPPDPDGTIPQVMKDLLLEMGAWLKVNGDAIYGTRPWACFGEGPTRLPSGGHKIERKKIRYTEKDIRFTKKSDTEFFAIVMDTPKKDIVIKTLSTDIAVLPVAIEKVELVGSQEEIKWKRTSKGLEIKAPSKYPTDYGHAFRIICEGYKEANIGGDLEQDL, encoded by the coding sequence ATGAACAGAAAATTACGAACTGGATTTTATGCATTCGCAACTGCTACTATCTTAACTTTAGGAGGGTGTTCAGAACCATCCAAAGTCAAAGACGAATGTTGCCAAAGCAAAACGAAAGCTTTCACTGAAGATTGGGAATCTCTGAAGAAAGTAAATGATGAACCTAAATGGTTTAAAGATGCCAAATTTGGTATTTACACTCACTGGGGGCCTGCCTCTCAAGCCTTTATAAATATGGCTCCTAAGGAGTATATGGGAGGTTGGCACGGCATGCTCATGTACGGAAAAGAAGGCATACCCAACTGGAAGACTGGTAAAATAGCCACAGGAAAAGATGGTATACCTAAACCCACATCCAACTATTTGCACCATACCGAACAATTTGGTGATCCGGTTGCAAACCCTGAAAAATATGGTTACAAATCACTCATTAAAAGCTTTAAGACAACAGGCTTTGACGCTAAGGAGTGGGCTGATTTATTTGAAAAATCAGGTGCTAAATTTGCGGGTCCTGTTGCTATGCACCACGACAACTTTGCTATGTGGAATAGTAAAGCGACCCGATGGAACTCCATGAACTATGGCGGAAAAGATATATCAGGGGAATTGAAAAAGGAAATCGAAGCACGAGGAATGAAATTTATCGGTTCATTTCACCATGCCTTTACCTGGAAGTATTTTGCGCCAGCTCACGTTTATGGTGGCGACCAAATAAAGGAAGAAGACTATGATTTATACACCGAGCCACACGGATATGATTCCCAAATGCCAACCGACCGCTTTCACGAAGAATGGTGGGCTAAATTAAAGGAATACATCGATGTATATCAGCCTGATGTAATATGGTTTGACTGGTGGTTAGAAAACATGAAGGAAGAATACCGTCAGAAATTTATGGCATACTATTATAACAAAGCAAATGAATGGGGTAAAGAAGTAGCTATCTGTTTTAAAGAAAGTACATTTCCTGACGAAACAGCGATACGCGACTATGAAAGAGGACGTCCTAACCAAACAAAACCAGATTATTGGTTAACAGACACATCGCCGGGCACCTGGTTTTATCGCTCCAATGCCAAGTTTGTTGACGCCAATGAACTAGTAGACATATTGGTGGATATTGTTGCTAAAAATGGCAATATGCTCCTAAATGTTCCCCCCGACCCAGATGGAACCATACCACAAGTAATGAAAGACTTACTTCTGGAAATGGGTGCATGGTTAAAAGTAAATGGCGATGCCATATACGGTACGCGCCCTTGGGCCTGCTTTGGCGAAGGACCAACACGCTTACCCTCTGGCGGTCATAAAATTGAGCGTAAAAAAATCAGATATACCGAAAAAGATATTCGTTTTACAAAAAAATCAGATACTGAATTTTTTGCCATCGTAATGGATACTCCTAAAAAAGATATTGTCATCAAAACATTGAGCACAGACATTGCGGTATTACCTGTTGCCATTGAAAAAGTAGAATTGGTGGGAAGCCAAGAAGAAATCAAATGGAAAAGAACTTCAAAAGGTTTAGAAATAAAAGCTCCATCAAAATACCCAACAGATTACGGACATGCCTTCAGAATTATCTGCGAAGGATATAAAGAAGCAAATATTGGAGGTGACCTAGAACAGGATTTGTAG
- a CDS encoding helix-turn-helix domain-containing protein → MEHTVDITIINQSLERVVNHPIFAKSPRNARLLSFLVSKAVQGEDIKEHIIGVELFQNNYKPENNDGKVRVYMFNLRKKLDEYYREVGAEDGVMFRIEKGQYNVQFITPDTGERRIKGKCLFTHANEMTVIGVLLLIGALVLVFYPKNDAYCWGDFFSADAQNICVIADHIICEQKQDDGSWMPVHIKGINSQIELSKYMSDHHITNLRAADYTMMTKMAPYAVHELDQWFHEHGNTFEVRLESEFRLEQSRDHHVIYVGQFKTMNTSDALFLSTSKVFSKYVDGFMYKDGAKTFKYTTHIENGRKTEYAMVSCMPLENNNVALFLTSNNDIGTLATVRNFTNREWLKQFYSELPEGSKFFNALFRVTGIHRTDITCELVQIEIL, encoded by the coding sequence ATGGAACATACGGTCGATATCACCATTATTAATCAATCACTGGAGAGAGTAGTTAATCATCCTATTTTTGCTAAGTCGCCAAGAAATGCTCGCTTACTAAGTTTTTTGGTATCTAAGGCTGTGCAAGGTGAAGATATTAAAGAGCATATTATAGGTGTTGAGTTGTTTCAAAATAATTATAAGCCCGAAAATAATGATGGGAAGGTCAGGGTGTATATGTTTAATCTGCGTAAGAAACTGGATGAATACTATAGAGAAGTTGGAGCGGAAGATGGCGTGATGTTCAGGATTGAAAAAGGGCAATACAATGTGCAATTTATTACTCCAGATACAGGTGAAAGAAGAATTAAAGGAAAGTGCTTGTTTACTCATGCTAATGAGATGACTGTAATAGGAGTGCTTTTGTTAATAGGTGCTTTGGTGCTTGTCTTTTACCCTAAGAACGATGCGTATTGTTGGGGTGATTTTTTTTCTGCTGATGCGCAAAATATTTGTGTAATTGCGGACCATATTATTTGTGAACAAAAACAGGACGATGGGTCATGGATGCCTGTTCATATTAAAGGCATTAATTCACAAATAGAATTATCAAAGTATATGAGTGATCATCATATTACAAATTTGCGGGCGGCGGACTATACTATGATGACGAAAATGGCGCCTTATGCTGTGCACGAATTGGACCAGTGGTTTCATGAGCATGGAAATACCTTTGAAGTACGATTGGAGTCAGAATTTCGCTTGGAGCAATCCCGGGATCATCATGTTATTTATGTGGGACAGTTTAAAACGATGAATACTTCCGATGCATTATTTTTAAGCACTAGTAAAGTGTTTTCCAAGTATGTGGACGGTTTCATGTATAAGGATGGCGCAAAAACGTTTAAATATACTACACACATTGAAAATGGAAGAAAAACAGAATATGCCATGGTTTCATGTATGCCACTGGAGAATAATAATGTGGCGCTGTTTTTAACATCCAATAATGATATTGGAACTCTGGCAACGGTCCGAAATTTCACCAATAGAGAATGGCTTAAACAGTTTTATAGTGAGCTTCCTGAAGGAAGCAAATTTTTTAATGCTTTGTTTCGAGTTACAGGTATTCACCGAACAGATATAACCTGTGAGCTTGTTCAGATAGAGATTTTATGA